In Bifidobacterium scardovii JCM 12489 = DSM 13734, the genomic stretch GGACTGGAATAATACGGCTAATGGCTTCTTGTCGCTGTGCACGGGAACGCCCTCGAGGGACATTGCCTTTTCTCCATGGACTGCACAATGGTTTTGCTGACTTGGGCAAGACCGGCAAGCCTTTCTCGGGCGATGGGCGGGGCACAAAACATGCGGGCTATGGCAAGATCTTCGGGGTTGTTCCAAAGGTACTGCTCATCGAGAGAGCGGAGGTAGTTGGTGCCGTCTAGAAGGCGCTGGACGCCTTCAATGCATTCACCGCGTGCGGACTGGTAAGTGCTCGGAGCGTAGTTGAAGAACCAATCGTTATATTGCAAGATTGATGCTTGCGTGTCCTCGTTCCAGCGGTTGGGCTTGTCCGCGTTAATCACAAGTGCCTCCCGGATTGGATTTCGTAGATGAAGTGGTCGTGTAGGACGTCACCTACTCATGATATCGGGCGGTCTTGTCTAGGGGTCAATGCGGGTTTATGCGCTCACCGCGAAAATCGAACATTTGTTCGATAGATTGAGTAGTATTCATTCTGTGCTTCATCACGCACGGAAAGGAGGGGTGCGATGGGAAAATCGCTTAGTTCAAGGAAGACGTCGAAGAAGATTGCGTCGGCTGCGTCGGATGCACTTCGTGATAAACGTTCGAGCGCTCGAACGAAATCGTTAGCGGCGTCAGTCCTTTCTCAGGCGGCTCCGAAGGGTTCGCGGAAGAGGAAGTGACTCTGCGCGTGGAAGGCCCCGCGTTATGCGGGGCCTTCTCGATGCGGTGTCCAACTGGTTAACGCTTGCGTTTGGGCCATTTGATTGGGATGCCATCGTTTTCGACGATAAAGGTACTCAGAGCTGTGGCGGTGATGTAGTCCTTGCTGCCGATGCGGATTGAAGGTAGGGCATCCATCATTAGGCGAGCTTTGGAACGGCCGACACCGAACAAGGCTTGAAGGTCGGACACGTCCAAAAACTGAGGACGGTCGGCGATATTGGCGTCTGCGCGTCTCTCAATCATGGTCAGTCTCCTTCTTGGGTTTGTCGTTGCTTGCGTGCCAGTAGCTCCATATCACCTCACGGCAGAACACCGTTTGCCGGGCGGAGAAGTCCAGCAAGTCCGGGTGTTCCTGTTCGCAGAGCTTGAGCAAGTCGTAATAGCCTCGGATGCTATTTTCGGCGACGAGGTTCACCACAGACATGGCCTCTTGCTTGTCGTCGTCGGGGATAGCTATCTTCTGCCAGTCAGCACCGTTGAAGGCCATTACATCATCGGGCGAGTACTGTGCCTTCTCGGGATTGTCGAGGTGGATAAGATAGCGCGCCATGCCGCGCGGGTTTTCCAGCCGGATGATGGTCTCAGGACCGTTGAACTGCTGGAAGAACCGTTGAGCGTTCCGGCGCGTGGTGGTGTTCATCCACATCGCGATCACATGGCGGTGAGGCTTCTTCAATTCACCGGTCTTGACGTTGGCTATGTCCTGATCGTGTAGAGGGGATGCGAGGATTTGTAACCCAGACAACTGCATAAGCTCTTGCCAGTTATCCGGACAGCTATCACCGGGGTAAATCAGACCAGCCCAGTACCGGCCTTTCTCGTTCGGATCGTTCTTCCTGTCAGACATTTTCGTCCCTCATCTCACATCTCAACAGGGGGCGTCGTAGTAGCCCCCTGTTGTCAGAGGTTGGCGGCGTGGCCGGTACCGGGCTATCGCTATCGCTACGCCCGTCACCGTCCCCGCCTACTCGGCGGAGAGCGTGAATCTCATCATCGGTGACGAATGGCACGTGAATGAAGCGGACGGAATTGGTCTCGGCATCCCACAGATAACCGTCTCCCGGGCGATTGAACGGGATTTGCCATGGACGGGCACCGCGTCGTACCGCGTCTTCGCCCATCGCCATCACGGCCTCGCTCTTGGAGTTCAGACGCAGTGCCAGTGTGGTGAGCAGCAGACTCCGGTACGGCAAGCTAGTGCTTACGCGTGGATTCTGTGTGGCGACGACCACGGTACAGTTCAACGCGCGAGAGCGTGAGAGTGCCGATCGTACCAGTTCCACACAGGCGTCTGACTTCTTCTTGTTTGCACCGGAGCGAATCATGTCGGCTGCTTCGTCGATGACGAGCAATCGGTGAGGTGCCTGAGCATCGTTTAGGGAGCGCAGTTTCCCTCGCCATTGTTCGGCTCGGGTATCCACGCCGGCGTTGAAATCAGTAAGCAGGGCCTCGGCTTCGTCAAGGTCGTATGCTTTACGGTTCAGTACTTGTGCGTAGTTTTCAGCTTCCATGCCGGTCTTGAGATCGATGAACCAGACTTCGCCGCCGGCGGCGACTTCCTGCGAAATGAGGTTTGCCAGCACGCTGGATTTGCCACTGTTGCTTTCGCCGATGATAGCCAGATGCGCCGTGCGGGGCACGGAGATGTCAATCTTAGGGTTGGCAATCTCCGAGCCCAACACATAACGACTACCCGGCTCAATGTGTTTATGCCGGGGCCAGATCATCGCAGAGCCTCCAGCCTCGCAAACGTAACCCTATACCGAGCGGGAATCCACAGCTTCTGAGGAATAATGGTTACCTCGACCGGTTGGAAACCGGTGCCAAGTCGTGGTGCGATTGTGGTTGCCCACTCATTGATAGTGTCATCTGTCGCAAATGTAGCAGGGATGATGAACACGAATCGGGTTGGATGGAACCGGTGCTGCATCGTGACCTGTCTTGCCTGTTCGATGGTCAGGGCCAGAGGCTTGGCGGTTACTGCATCAACCTTCTTGGCGTTGCGGGTGAACGACATCAAGGCTGCGATGCCGATGCCAATGAATACCGCCAACAGGAGGGCGGCGGCTGGATGTTCTCGCATGTAAACGAGTACCATCATGAGGGTATTCATAATGAGTCCTTTCGGGAGGGTTCTGGTGAATACAGCCGGGGGTGTTAGAGGCACCCCCGGCGCTTAGTCAGCTCTCAGCATCCGAGAGCCTGTTTGATTGCCGCCATTTCGAGCGGACGGGGGAAGATACGGCCCACGGGTGTGTCGCCGAGTTTCACCTCGACGCACTCATAGGGACGACCTTCTTTGCTGACTGCGCGCAGGATATCCGCGTGCAAGAGCGGTGTGTTGTCACTGTCCACCTGATCACCTCCTTTCGTTTTATTTCGCTGTGATTCCATGCAACCGCAAGAGTGGCTATACGTCTCCAAAGATGGTGTAGTATTTACACTTAAAAGGTGTGGTTTCCTTGTTAATAAGCCATTTAGAAGGATTTCAGAAAAATGGAGATTGACAGCAAGCTCTTGATGCAGGCGCTAAAAAAGGCCGGGGAAGATCGAAGTATGACGCAAGAGGAGCTGGGCAAGCAACTAGGTTTCAGTAAGGACCGTGCGAAGAACATATTCACCGGCCGCACCAAACTTAGCGGTGATGATGTGCTGAGGATTCTAAGTAATCCGCAATACTCTTTGCCGAAGCTGAAAAAGTACATGCCATATTGGCGTCTGCGCAGAGATCTTGCTGATGTTGAAAAAGAATCTCAGATAATGGATGCGATCAATGAGAGCGCACTGATGTTTCCAAGACGGATTCAGTCGTCACTGATGCAAACAAATGTGCGCAAATCGTCGACTGAAATGGCTCGGGACGTAATGAGCGATAAACGTTGGTGGATGCTGCAAACAGGATGGATATGCTCCGCCGCCATTGACGGAGAAACGGTTGTCTTCAGTCCTGTAGCACCGGATTTCCTTACTGCGGTCAAAGCTATGAAGCGTATAGGGTGGATTGCTTACAACAAAGGAATGAATACGGCCTGTGCTTATTGGGAGAAAATAAATGGTGGCAAAAGTGAGCCGGAATCAAATGCTTATTGTGAGGAAACGCTAAGGAGCTACATCATAAATCCGGATAATGGCTTCGATTTGGATTCAGGATTTCTGCGAGTGGTTACTGATAGGAGTATTGGCTCTATAGAGATTGATAGAGCAAAAGAGCTATCAAAATTTATCAATATCATCGAAGACGTAGTTGAAAATTGGTCGCGTTATTCTCTTTCTGATCGGACTGATGAATATGGTTTCTCCCCTGCTGATCTCTACAGAGATAAGTTCGAGTACCTTGAGGCTGCGGTTCTTGAGATGTGCGCGATTCACCATGACCTCGTGGAATCCGACGTTGAAATCGAGGAGTCAGTCGAACGACAATATCTTCAGATTATGTCCGAGGACGGTAAGCGGTATCGATATTCCGCATTGATTGACCCAATCCTCGCTGTGAACGACAGGGCGGGACGTCTAACGAGCCCTACGGTTGATGACTGGAAGCGGTACAACGCACTTCAGAAAAGTCGGTGAAGTGTTTGATTCGGGCTGGTCGATGGTGGTCGTGTTTGGCGAGTTTGTCCAGATTTTGTCCAGAACCGGCAGCTGCGCCGAGTCGGTCGGAAAACAAAAAGGCTAGGAATCATTGCGATTCCTAGCCTTAACTAGTAGCGGGGCATGGATTTGAACCATGGACCTCTGGGTTATGAGCCCAGCGAGCTACCGAGCTGCTCCACCCCGCGTCGGCTTGTCTTTGTGACAGCTCTATCTACAATAGGTGCGGATTGATATATGTCAAATCGGCGTGTCGTGACGAAGGTTGCCCCTTCCGCGCTCCTCCCACAGCTGTCGATTCGCCGTCGGCGGCAACATGCCGCAATATCCAAGGACCGTTCATAATTGGAAATATGCCTATCAAAATCGCCAGCGGCCTACCGGCCCGTGCCATCCTCGACTCGGAACGCATCTTCGCGCTCGAGAAGCCCGAAGCGGAGCGCCAGCGCGTGCGCCCGCTCAAGCTGGTGATTCTGAACCTCATGCCCAAGAAGATCGAGACGGAAACGCAGCTGCTGCGCCTGATCTCCAAGTCGCCGCTGCAGGTGGAGATCGATTTCATGAAGACCTCCACGCACGAGGCCACGCATGTGAGCGCCGATCATCTGGTCAAGTTCTACGAGACGCTCGCCGCGTTCAAGGACAACTATTACGACGGCTTCGTCGTCACCGGCGCGCCCGTGGAGCATATGCCCTTCGAGCAGGTCGACTACTGGGACGAGTTCAAGACGATTCTCGACTGGGCCTCGACGCATGTGTTCTCCACCATGTATCTGTGCTGGGGGGCGATGGGGGCACTCAATTACCGATATGGCGTGCGCAAGGTCGACCTGCCCGAAAAGATCTTCGGGGTCTTCCCCCAGTACCTGCAGGACGAGTACTGCTTCCTGACCAACGGCTTCGACGAGATCATCCTGCAGCCGCACTCGCGGCTCGCCGGAGTGAGCGAGGACGACGTCGCCGCCAACGCGAACCTGCAGGTGCTCACCTGGGGGCCGCGCTCGGGCCCCGGCCTGATCGCCACCCGGGATTTCTCCGAGGTGTTTGCGCTGGGCCACTGGGAGTACGGCAAGTACACGCTTGCCGAGGAGTACGAGCGGGACATGGCCAAGGGCATGACCAACGTGCCGTTCCCGGAGAACTACTTCCCGCATGACGATCCGTCGCTGGAGCCGCTGTTCGCCTGGCGCGCGCACGCGAACCTGCTGTGGCGCAACTGGCTGAACTGGATTTACCAGACCACGCCGTACGACCTGACCGAGGTGCCGCAGCTGCGCGCCGAAAAGCGGCTCGGCACCGATCGTTCGCTCCGCCATGAGCCGGGAAGCCCCCGGTCCGACGGCTTCGCTCCGTTCGAGCGTGACGGGTACGGCGTGATCACGCGCTGACCGCCGGGATTCACCATGTGGACGTTTGCGCCGAAAGTGGAAAGCGTTTTCCTGACCGTCCTCGGCGCCATGAAATGCGTCATTCGACACCCGCCGTGCCTAGTGGCCGAAGCGGTTGCGACACGCCGGTGGAACTGTTGGAAAATAAGGCTTCATTGGGGTTGTCTAGACGCGGGCTAATAATCCTATCTCAGCCATTCGGAGTCGAATGCCTGGCAGCGGCTCCGTGCCCCGCCATGGGGACTTCGAGAACGGCCCGACGAAAGTAACTGTTGCGTCACATTCGTCCCGCCCGTTGGGCTAAACTGACACCTGACACAAGAAGCAGGAGGCGTGAAATGGTAGATGCAGTCGGTATGGGCATGCTGTTAGCTGCCGAAAAAAGCCCTGAGCTGCCAACAGTCAATGATTTTCTTCCTCCAGAGATCCTGTTTCAGGGGACCCCGTTCGCGATCAACCGCATCATCCTGATCCGCATCGTGGCGACCATCGTGCTGCTGGTGGTGCTCGGCATCACGGCGCAGCGGGCCAAGCTCATTCCCGGGCGTTGGCAGGGCGTCGTCGAGATGGGCATCGACTTCGTGCGCGACAGCGTGGTGTACCAGGTCATGGGCGAGGTGCGCGGCAAGCGTTTCGTGCCGATGATCTCGACCCTGTTCTTCACGATCTTCGTGTTCAACCTGTGCGGCATCATCCCCGGCATGAACATGGCGGCCACCGCCACGGTGGTCATGCCGCTGCTGTTCGCCGTGTGGGTGCTGGTCCAGTACTGGGTCACCGCGGCCCGTGAGAAGGGCCTGTGGAGCTACATCCGCGACGAGTGCTTCCCCAAGGGCGTGCCGTGGCCGGTGTACATCCTGCTGGCTCCGATCCAGCTGTGCGAGCTGGTGCTGATCCGCCCCGCCTCGCTGACCATCCGTCTGTTCGCCAACATGATCTCCGGGCACCTGCTCGTGGCGTCCTGTCTGGCGTTCGCGCAGTTCTGGGTCATCGACGCATCCAACAAGCTCGCGGGCATCCCCGTCGGCATGCTGTGGTTCATCTTCGGCCTGGTGCTCACCCTCTTCGAGGCGTTCGTCGCCTTCCTGCAAGCCTATGTGTTCGCCATCCTTTCGACGGTGTACATCAGCATGAGCTACCCGGAGGAGTGAGGCGCCGCCCGCGTCCCTCCCCACCTTCGCGGCCCGCGCAGACAGCGCGCCCGCGACATGAACACTTGCACTGACGTGCATCCGATAACTGAAGAACACCAATCCAACAGTTGCCCCGGGCGAACCAACGAACCGGAACAACAGAACAAGTTTTTTTAACGGTTACGTTAGAAAGGAAACAGAAATGGACATCATTACTCTCGCTCAGGTCTCCGGCAGCCTCTCCGTCATCGGCTACGGCCTCGCGACCCTCGGCCCTGGCCTCGGTCTGGGCATCCTGTTCGGCAAGGCGATGGAGTCCACCGCTCGTCAGCCCGAAGTGAGCGGCAAGATCCAGATGATCATGTTCATCGGCCTCGCCCTGGTCGAGGTGCTGGGCCTGCTCGGCTTCGTGGCCGCGCTGATCGTTGCGTGAGACGACAAGCGACGATTCACCCGTTTTCCATTCGACATTGAAAGGAGGGCTTCATGATGACAATAGCCGCAAGTGACGGCCTCAAGCTGTTCATTCCGCAGGTCTACGACATCGTGTGGTCCCTGATCATCCTTGTCATCGTCGCGCTGTTCTTCTACAAGTTCTTCATGCCGAAATTCAACGCCATCTTCGATGAGCGGGCGGCGAAGATCGAAGGCAACATCGCCAAGGCCGAGCAGGCCAAGAAGGATGCGGACGCCGCGAAGCAGAAGTACGAGTCCCAGCTAAGCAACGCGCGCGTCGAGGCGTCCAAGATCCGTGATGACGCCCGTGCCGAGGCTTCGCACATCATCGCCGACGCCCGTTCTCGTGCCGAGTCCGATGCGGCTCAGATCACCGCCAACGCGCAGCGCTCCATCGAGTCGCAGCACCAGCAGGCGATGGTCAGCCTGAAGGGCGAGGTCGGCGCGCTGGCCACCGCTCTGGCGGGCAAGATCCTCGGTGCCAAGCTTGAGGACGAGAAGGTCCAGTCGTCGATGATCGACCAGTTGATCGACGGCATGGGCAGCGACAAGAAGTGACGTCAAGCAGTAAGAAAGGGAGGTGACCAATGCGAGGAGAAGCATCGCGCATCGCCGATCGCGTATCGCGCGACTCGCTGGCGCCCAGGCTGCGTGACACGGGCGAGGATGCATGGCGCATCGGCAACGAACTGTTCTCGATCACCAACGTGCTCGACCACAATGTCCGGCTTGAACGCGCGCTCACCGATCCGTCCAGGCCCGTGGCCGACAAGGTCACGGTGCTCAAGGCGCTGCTCGGTGACGTCGCCCATCCGATGACCATGGAGATCATGACCGATCTGGTCGATCGCAAGTGGAGCCGCGCCAGGGACATCGCGAACGCCGTCGAGGACTTCGGTGTGGACGCGATGATGTACTACAGCGACGCCACCGACACCACGCTCAAGGTCTCGGTCGAGCTGGCCAAGCTGCACTCGGCCCTGCTGACGCTGCCGGTCCTGCGCTCCAAGCTCTACGACGCCACCGTGCCGGCCGAAGCCCGAGTCAAGCTGCTCGACAGCGTGCTTGAGGACAGCGGCCTCAACAAGGTGACCAAGCGTCTGGCGGAGCACGCCACCTGCAATCTGCGCGGTCGTCGGTACCTGTCGACGATCCAGTGGCTCATCAACAAGTATTCGCGCCATATGGGCGAATCGATGATCACCGTCACCACGGCGACGCCGCTGACCGACGAGCAAATCCACAAGCTGATCGACATCTACTCGGCCAAGGTCGGGCGCAGGGTGCACATCAACTCGGTGGTCGACGCGAGCGTCATCGGCGGCATGCGCATCCAGGTCGGCGACGAGGTCACCGACAACACAGTGGTCGCGCAGCTGCAGAAGCTGCAGCGCACAGTCAAGGCGCAGGCCTGAGACTGACAAGACTTACCAGTCAAAACAAAACACAACAAGGAGTGATCATGGCAGAACTTACCATTGATCCCACCACGATACGCAAGGCGCTCGATGAGTTCGTCGAGTCGTACACGCCGTCGGACACTCCCACCCAGGAGGTGGGCTATGTGGCCACGGCTGGCGACGGCATTGCGCATGTGACGGGACTGCCTGGTTGCATGGCCAACGAGCTGCTGACCTTCGAGGACGGCACGCTCGGCCTGGCGTTCAACCTTGACGCCCGTGAGATCGGCGTGGTTATCCTCGGCGATTTCGCAGGCATCGAGGAAGGTCAGGAGGTCCGACGCACCGGCGAAGTGCTCTCCGTGCCCGTCGGCGACGGCTATCTCGGCCGCACCGTGGACCCGCTGGGCAACCCGATCGACGGTCTGGGGGAGATCAAGGGCGTCGAAGGGCGCCGCATTCTCGAGGCTCAGGCCCCGGACGTGATGCACCGCCACCCGGTCGACGAGCCTATGTCCACCGGCCTCAAGGCCATCGACGCGATGACGCCGATCGGCCGTGGCCAGCGCCAGCTGATCATCGGCGACCGCCAGACGGGCAAGACCGCCATCGCGATCGACACGATCATCAACCAGAAGGCGAACTGGGCCTCCGGCGACCCGAAGAAGCAGGTGCGCTGCATCTACGTGGCCATCGGCCAGAAGGGCTCGACCATCGCATCGGTCAAGCAGAGCCTCGAAGAGGCCGGCGCCATGGAGTACACCACCATCGTGGCCTCCCCGGCGTCCGATTCCGCTGGCTTCAAGTACATCGCCCCGTACACCGGCTCGGCCATCGGCCAGCACTGGATGTACAACGGCAAGCACGTGCTCATCGTCTTCGACGATCTGTCGAAGCAGGCCGAGGCCTACCGCTCGATCTCGCTGCTGCTGCGCCGCCCGCCGGGGCGCGAGGCCTACCCGGGTGATGTGTTCTACCTGCACTCCCGTCTGCTCGAGCGCTGCGCGAAGGTCTCCGACGACCTGGGCGGCGGCTCGATGACGGGTCTGCCGATCGTCGAGACCAAGGCGAACGACGTGTCCGCCTACATCCCGACCAACGTGATCTCCATCACCGACGGCCAGATCTTCCTGCAGTCCGATCTGTTCAACGCCAACCAGCGTCCTGCCGTGGACGTCGGCATCTCGGTCTCCCGAGTCGGTGGCGCCGCGCAGACCAAGGCTCTGAAGAAGGTCTCCGGCACGCTGAAGATCTCCCTGGCGCAGTACCGCTCGCTGGAATCCTTCGCCATGTTCGCGTCCGATCTGGATGCGGCGTCCAAGGCCCAGCTGAACCGTGGCGCCCGTCTGACCGAGCTCCTGAAGCAGCCGCAGTTCTCGCCGTATTCGATGGAGCAGGAGGTCGTGTCCGTGTGGGCCGGCACCCACGGCAAGTTCGACGATCTCGAGATCGCCGACGTGCTGCCCTTCGAGAAGGGTCTGCTGGATTACCTCGACCACAACACCGACATCCTCACGACCATCCGCGACACCGAGAACTTCACGGCCGACACCGAGGCCGCGCTGGACAAGGCCGTTGATGCGTTCCGTGCGACCTACGTGACCAAGACCGGCAAGCCGCTGGTCGAGAAGCAGGCCGCGCCCGCGAAGCCCACGCCGGTGGAGCAGGAGAGGATCGTCGCCAAGGCCGACAAGCCCGAGCATGATCCGAACAAGCACCCGATGGCCGGAGAAAAGAAGTAGCCCATGGGATCGCAACTCGCATTGAAGAGCAGGATCGCCTCTACGGGATCGCTGGAGAAGATTTTCAACGCCCAGGAGATGATCGCGTCTTCGCATATCGCTAAGGCACGTGACGTGGCCCTGAATGCGAAGCCCTATGCCGATGCGATTTTCGATGCCGTTCAGGCTGTGGTATCCCACTCGCGCATCACGCATCCGATCGTCAGGAAGGAGGAGGACAACCCCCGGGTTGCCGTCCTCGCCCTGACGGCGGATCGTGGCATGGCCGGCGCGTACACCTCGTCGATCATCCGTGAGACCGAGGAACTGCTC encodes the following:
- a CDS encoding XamI family restriction endonuclease, with product MINADKPNRWNEDTQASILQYNDWFFNYAPSTYQSARGECIEGVQRLLDGTNYLRSLDEQYLWNNPEDLAIARMFCAPPIARERLAGLAQVSKTIVQSMEKRQCPSRAFPCTATRSH
- a CDS encoding replication protein, producing the protein MSDRKNDPNEKGRYWAGLIYPGDSCPDNWQELMQLSGLQILASPLHDQDIANVKTGELKKPHRHVIAMWMNTTTRRNAQRFFQQFNGPETIIRLENPRGMARYLIHLDNPEKAQYSPDDVMAFNGADWQKIAIPDDDKQEAMSVVNLVAENSIRGYYDLLKLCEQEHPDLLDFSARQTVFCREVIWSYWHASNDKPKKETDHD
- a CDS encoding AAA family ATPase; protein product: MIWPRHKHIEPGSRYVLGSEIANPKIDISVPRTAHLAIIGESNSGKSSVLANLISQEVAAGGEVWFIDLKTGMEAENYAQVLNRKAYDLDEAEALLTDFNAGVDTRAEQWRGKLRSLNDAQAPHRLLVIDEAADMIRSGANKKKSDACVELVRSALSRSRALNCTVVVATQNPRVSTSLPYRSLLLTTLALRLNSKSEAVMAMGEDAVRRGARPWQIPFNRPGDGYLWDAETNSVRFIHVPFVTDDEIHALRRVGGDGDGRSDSDSPVPATPPTSDNRGLLRRPLLRCEMRDENV
- a CDS encoding helix-turn-helix domain-containing protein, producing MEIDSKLLMQALKKAGEDRSMTQEELGKQLGFSKDRAKNIFTGRTKLSGDDVLRILSNPQYSLPKLKKYMPYWRLRRDLADVEKESQIMDAINESALMFPRRIQSSLMQTNVRKSSTEMARDVMSDKRWWMLQTGWICSAAIDGETVVFSPVAPDFLTAVKAMKRIGWIAYNKGMNTACAYWEKINGGKSEPESNAYCEETLRSYIINPDNGFDLDSGFLRVVTDRSIGSIEIDRAKELSKFINIIEDVVENWSRYSLSDRTDEYGFSPADLYRDKFEYLEAAVLEMCAIHHDLVESDVEIEESVERQYLQIMSEDGKRYRYSALIDPILAVNDRAGRLTSPTVDDWKRYNALQKSR
- a CDS encoding homoserine O-succinyltransferase — encoded protein: MPIKIASGLPARAILDSERIFALEKPEAERQRVRPLKLVILNLMPKKIETETQLLRLISKSPLQVEIDFMKTSTHEATHVSADHLVKFYETLAAFKDNYYDGFVVTGAPVEHMPFEQVDYWDEFKTILDWASTHVFSTMYLCWGAMGALNYRYGVRKVDLPEKIFGVFPQYLQDEYCFLTNGFDEIILQPHSRLAGVSEDDVAANANLQVLTWGPRSGPGLIATRDFSEVFALGHWEYGKYTLAEEYERDMAKGMTNVPFPENYFPHDDPSLEPLFAWRAHANLLWRNWLNWIYQTTPYDLTEVPQLRAEKRLGTDRSLRHEPGSPRSDGFAPFERDGYGVITR
- the atpB gene encoding F0F1 ATP synthase subunit A: MVDAVGMGMLLAAEKSPELPTVNDFLPPEILFQGTPFAINRIILIRIVATIVLLVVLGITAQRAKLIPGRWQGVVEMGIDFVRDSVVYQVMGEVRGKRFVPMISTLFFTIFVFNLCGIIPGMNMAATATVVMPLLFAVWVLVQYWVTAAREKGLWSYIRDECFPKGVPWPVYILLAPIQLCELVLIRPASLTIRLFANMISGHLLVASCLAFAQFWVIDASNKLAGIPVGMLWFIFGLVLTLFEAFVAFLQAYVFAILSTVYISMSYPEE
- the atpE gene encoding ATP synthase F0 subunit C; amino-acid sequence: MDIITLAQVSGSLSVIGYGLATLGPGLGLGILFGKAMESTARQPEVSGKIQMIMFIGLALVEVLGLLGFVAALIVA
- a CDS encoding F0F1 ATP synthase subunit B, with product MTIAASDGLKLFIPQVYDIVWSLIILVIVALFFYKFFMPKFNAIFDERAAKIEGNIAKAEQAKKDADAAKQKYESQLSNARVEASKIRDDARAEASHIIADARSRAESDAAQITANAQRSIESQHQQAMVSLKGEVGALATALAGKILGAKLEDEKVQSSMIDQLIDGMGSDKK
- a CDS encoding F0F1 ATP synthase subunit delta produces the protein MRGEASRIADRVSRDSLAPRLRDTGEDAWRIGNELFSITNVLDHNVRLERALTDPSRPVADKVTVLKALLGDVAHPMTMEIMTDLVDRKWSRARDIANAVEDFGVDAMMYYSDATDTTLKVSVELAKLHSALLTLPVLRSKLYDATVPAEARVKLLDSVLEDSGLNKVTKRLAEHATCNLRGRRYLSTIQWLINKYSRHMGESMITVTTATPLTDEQIHKLIDIYSAKVGRRVHINSVVDASVIGGMRIQVGDEVTDNTVVAQLQKLQRTVKAQA
- the atpA gene encoding F0F1 ATP synthase subunit alpha encodes the protein MAELTIDPTTIRKALDEFVESYTPSDTPTQEVGYVATAGDGIAHVTGLPGCMANELLTFEDGTLGLAFNLDAREIGVVILGDFAGIEEGQEVRRTGEVLSVPVGDGYLGRTVDPLGNPIDGLGEIKGVEGRRILEAQAPDVMHRHPVDEPMSTGLKAIDAMTPIGRGQRQLIIGDRQTGKTAIAIDTIINQKANWASGDPKKQVRCIYVAIGQKGSTIASVKQSLEEAGAMEYTTIVASPASDSAGFKYIAPYTGSAIGQHWMYNGKHVLIVFDDLSKQAEAYRSISLLLRRPPGREAYPGDVFYLHSRLLERCAKVSDDLGGGSMTGLPIVETKANDVSAYIPTNVISITDGQIFLQSDLFNANQRPAVDVGISVSRVGGAAQTKALKKVSGTLKISLAQYRSLESFAMFASDLDAASKAQLNRGARLTELLKQPQFSPYSMEQEVVSVWAGTHGKFDDLEIADVLPFEKGLLDYLDHNTDILTTIRDTENFTADTEAALDKAVDAFRATYVTKTGKPLVEKQAAPAKPTPVEQERIVAKADKPEHDPNKHPMAGEKK